A portion of the Anaerolineales bacterium genome contains these proteins:
- a CDS encoding GAF domain-containing protein — MLDRLNKILAPTSENPEIAHRQYILNIVLLGLAGPGFLFGLIMTGLWFAGLTPVAGAISGLGVQPFYVLAYWLGRRGRLNAAGYIPTMVIFLVMAASSFIVGIGHVTIIGFAMVISTAGILIGLSASILFTLLSVAAYAAAGFAQLNGLIPNAMFPTTSVAADAIGLGLGLVVIVVMNWLSMREMENALTRERTLAKQLQTHSVGLEELVQERTADLQRRALQLETTAEIAKITNEIRDPYLIISRTVDIIRERFGYYHASVFTMDNTGNWAELTASTGEAGRRMLSRGHRLGVGSASIVGWATGNRLPRVANDVSQDPFYFANPLLPDTRSEMAVPLLIGDQLLGALDVQSRETNAFSEADVRTMEVIADELSSSIESSTTQLEMTEELERLENIMRVQTRESWQRLSRSNLSPIIHLSPSGEITPLVDEEFPSIDVATETAQPARTDDDREIAVPIIVRGEIVATIAARKPFGEEGWTDDEVAFFEAVASQAALSMENARQRTEEQRRMNELEVLNRVSQAVSQMIQLDTLFRVVHRQIRQILGDTDMSVAIFHPDSVTISFPYTVERGEHIELPPMPLGEGLTSTVIRSRQPLLLVEDTERIASALGAKQLGVPAKSWLGVPMLIGDDVVGVITVQDLEYEHRYTEDDVALLSTIASQVAAAIQNERLLGQVQRAARRERLTREIASKVRRAPDMRNILQTTARELSQALHAAKITVSLGESKKSDLPNDLLENGDDQETSDSDSSSEEFVL, encoded by the coding sequence ATGCTCGATCGATTGAATAAAATTCTCGCACCCACATCGGAAAATCCGGAAATCGCACATCGGCAGTACATCCTCAACATCGTGCTGCTTGGGCTTGCGGGTCCCGGATTTCTGTTCGGCCTGATCATGACCGGATTGTGGTTTGCAGGATTGACACCCGTAGCTGGCGCGATCTCCGGACTGGGCGTGCAGCCTTTCTACGTTCTGGCCTATTGGCTGGGCAGGCGAGGTAGACTCAACGCCGCGGGCTACATACCAACCATGGTGATCTTCCTGGTGATGGCCGCATCCTCCTTCATCGTGGGAATCGGCCACGTCACCATCATCGGCTTCGCCATGGTCATATCCACCGCAGGAATTCTGATCGGATTGAGCGCCTCCATTCTCTTCACGCTGCTCAGCGTCGCCGCCTACGCTGCCGCCGGTTTTGCCCAGTTGAACGGATTAATTCCCAATGCGATGTTCCCAACCACATCTGTCGCCGCAGACGCGATCGGATTGGGTTTGGGCCTGGTTGTGATCGTAGTCATGAACTGGCTTTCGATGCGTGAGATGGAAAACGCGCTCACCCGTGAACGCACCCTCGCAAAACAACTGCAGACTCACAGCGTCGGCCTGGAAGAGCTCGTGCAGGAGCGCACGGCCGACTTGCAGCGAAGAGCACTACAGCTGGAGACGACCGCCGAGATTGCCAAGATCACCAACGAGATCCGCGATCCATACTTGATCATCTCTCGTACCGTGGACATCATTCGCGAGCGCTTCGGGTACTACCACGCTTCGGTGTTCACCATGGACAACACCGGCAACTGGGCCGAACTCACTGCCAGCACGGGCGAAGCAGGACGGCGAATGCTGTCCAGAGGTCACCGATTGGGCGTCGGCAGCGCCAGCATCGTCGGCTGGGCGACCGGGAATCGCTTGCCTCGCGTGGCCAACGATGTCTCGCAGGATCCTTTCTACTTCGCCAATCCCCTGCTTCCGGACACACGTTCCGAGATGGCCGTACCCCTGTTGATCGGCGATCAATTGCTGGGCGCTCTCGACGTACAGAGCCGTGAAACAAACGCCTTCTCGGAAGCCGATGTGCGCACCATGGAAGTCATCGCCGATGAGCTTTCATCTTCGATCGAGAGTTCGACAACCCAACTCGAGATGACGGAGGAGTTGGAGCGCCTCGAAAACATCATGCGAGTTCAAACGCGAGAATCCTGGCAGCGGCTGAGTCGAAGCAATCTGTCTCCCATCATCCATCTCAGCCCGTCAGGAGAAATCACCCCACTCGTAGATGAGGAATTCCCTTCCATCGACGTTGCGACCGAAACCGCTCAACCTGCGCGTACGGACGACGATCGTGAGATTGCCGTGCCGATCATCGTGCGCGGCGAAATTGTGGCCACGATCGCTGCACGTAAGCCTTTCGGAGAAGAAGGATGGACCGACGATGAAGTGGCCTTCTTCGAAGCCGTTGCCAGTCAAGCGGCGCTTTCGATGGAGAACGCTCGCCAGCGCACGGAAGAGCAGCGCAGGATGAACGAACTCGAAGTCCTGAACCGCGTGAGCCAGGCCGTATCACAAATGATCCAGCTGGATACGCTTTTCAGAGTCGTGCATCGCCAGATACGTCAGATCCTCGGCGATACCGATATGTCGGTGGCGATCTTCCATCCCGATAGCGTGACCATCAGCTTCCCCTACACGGTTGAACGTGGAGAACACATTGAATTGCCTCCTATGCCGTTGGGCGAAGGGCTGACTTCCACCGTGATCCGCTCGCGCCAGCCGTTGCTCCTGGTCGAAGACACTGAACGTATCGCCTCGGCACTGGGAGCGAAGCAACTCGGCGTTCCGGCAAAATCCTGGCTTGGCGTTCCCATGTTGATCGGTGACGACGTCGTCGGTGTGATTACGGTACAGGACCTCGAATATGAGCATCGCTATACTGAAGATGACGTTGCTTTGCTGAGCACGATCGCCAGCCAGGTGGCAGCCGCCATTCAGAACGAACGGCTGCTTGGACAAGTCCAGCGCGCTGCCAGGAGAGAACGCCTGACGAGAGAAATCGCCAGCAAGGTACGCAGGGCTCCTGATATGCGCAACATACTGCAAACTACGGCCCGTGAACTCAGTCAGGCGCTGCACGCCGCTAAAATAACCGTTAGCCTGGGCGAATCGAAAAAGAGCGATTTGCCAAATGATTTACTAGAAAACGGCGACGATCAGGAGACAAGTGATAGCGACTCGTCCTCCGAGGAGTTCGTCCTATGA
- a CDS encoding GAF domain-containing protein produces MIPRIALFYSRIRMQIRRIGFATKMALMSLFTVFILSLVLLLLSRVITVPITFYLISIILMVVLIPLVILFIARRALNPLVKVTDLIEHISRGEWGHRVEVHSEDEFGKLSHSLNEMLDELQNTYRALEDRVRDRTQLIRSASEVARNAVSIRDFNRLLIEVVNLISRRFGYYHVGAFLLDELGENVVLRAASSEGGQRMLNRGHSLTVGRVGIVGYVAGSGKPRIASDVGVDSHFFANPDLPHTRSEMALPMLAGDKLVGVLDVQSTQANAFSDDDVLILQTIADQLAVLVENSQLLQDQVKFSYTLHRIIEIYNRLSSETDYPKLLNARKSSFRAPPPVKRD; encoded by the coding sequence ATGATCCCGAGAATTGCACTTTTCTATTCCCGTATACGCATGCAAATTCGCCGCATCGGATTTGCCACCAAAATGGCGCTGATGTCGCTGTTTACGGTCTTCATTCTTTCACTCGTTCTGCTGCTCTTGTCCAGGGTTATCACGGTCCCCATCACTTTCTACCTGATCAGTATCATATTGATGGTAGTCCTGATCCCCCTGGTCATACTTTTTATTGCTCGTAGAGCGCTGAATCCGTTAGTGAAAGTGACGGATCTCATCGAACACATTTCCCGCGGAGAATGGGGTCACCGCGTCGAAGTCCATTCCGAAGATGAATTCGGGAAGTTGAGCCATTCCCTCAACGAGATGCTGGACGAACTGCAGAATACCTATCGTGCGCTGGAAGACCGCGTGCGCGACCGGACACAATTAATCCGTTCGGCATCGGAAGTGGCGCGGAACGCCGTTTCCATCCGGGATTTCAATCGACTTCTCATCGAAGTCGTCAATCTCATCTCGAGAAGATTTGGCTACTATCACGTCGGCGCATTCCTGCTCGACGAACTCGGAGAAAACGTCGTATTGCGCGCCGCGTCGTCCGAAGGTGGTCAGCGCATGCTCAATCGCGGCCACAGCCTGACGGTGGGAAGAGTGGGCATCGTCGGATACGTTGCGGGTTCCGGAAAACCGCGCATCGCTTCGGACGTCGGGGTCGATTCGCACTTCTTTGCCAACCCCGATCTTCCCCACACGAGGTCCGAAATGGCACTGCCGATGCTGGCAGGCGACAAATTGGTCGGCGTGCTCGACGTTCAGAGCACACAAGCGAACGCTTTCAGTGACGACGACGTTCTCATCCTGCAAACCATCGCAGATCAATTGGCCGTATTGGTGGAGAATTCTCAACTACTGCAAGATCAAGTGAAATTTTCTTACACACTTCATCGAATCATCGAAATCTACAATCGTTTGTCGAGCGAGACAGACTACCCGAAGCTGTTGAACGCGAGGAAATCATCGTTCAGAGCTCCGCCGCCAGTGAAGCGAGATTGA
- a CDS encoding GAF domain-containing protein, with amino-acid sequence MSMPLGQGIYGRVIDAKSPLVTVGTPQRTATGVTASLEGSPTTICAPILSSGQVSGALAVTFERYRPGERDIEVLEMLANQVSIALENTKIMEEMQQSLQHVDALLQQQTTGAWDDLFDSMRAIDQGTVVEYGGGQNVMDLPDDAPALATDIELRGEIIGSLNILRKSTDDWTDDDQAILEAVADEVAGALEQARLMEELQRRATQLQTAAEVARDATGLLDLDTLLGRAVNLIRERFDFYHVGVYLLDENGENVIIKEATGDAGEAMKREGFSLPVGVTSVTGYVVQAGTSYVAHDVTQDPHYLPNPLLPDTRTQLGIPLRIGDYVIGAMDVQHTTPHTFSEDDIAVLEILGDQLAVAVQNAKNYEEALHRAKREQAVMDITMKVRSRANIDDMLRTAAKEMQQTLGARRVKIQLAEDILHPDADGDGASESHRPADDSLDSGESFTEEGAA; translated from the coding sequence ATGAGTATGCCGCTCGGCCAGGGGATCTACGGCCGTGTTATCGACGCCAAGTCGCCTCTGGTAACGGTAGGTACGCCGCAAAGAACGGCCACTGGCGTCACGGCCTCCCTCGAAGGGTCACCCACCACGATATGTGCACCTATTCTTTCGAGCGGCCAGGTTTCCGGCGCGCTCGCCGTCACTTTTGAACGATATCGTCCCGGCGAGCGAGATATCGAAGTATTGGAAATGCTTGCCAACCAGGTCTCGATTGCGCTCGAAAACACGAAAATCATGGAAGAGATGCAGCAGAGCCTGCAACACGTCGATGCGCTGCTGCAGCAGCAGACGACCGGCGCGTGGGACGACCTTTTCGATTCAATGCGGGCGATCGATCAGGGAACCGTCGTCGAATACGGTGGCGGCCAGAACGTCATGGATCTGCCGGACGACGCGCCGGCACTGGCGACGGACATCGAATTGCGTGGCGAAATCATCGGCAGCTTGAACATTCTGCGGAAAAGCACGGACGATTGGACGGACGACGACCAGGCTATCCTCGAGGCCGTAGCCGATGAAGTCGCCGGCGCCCTCGAACAAGCTCGTCTCATGGAAGAATTGCAGCGCCGAGCTACCCAGCTGCAGACGGCCGCAGAGGTCGCCCGAGACGCAACGGGCTTGCTCGATCTCGACACTCTTCTCGGAAGAGCCGTCAACCTGATTCGCGAACGATTCGACTTCTATCACGTTGGCGTGTACTTGCTGGACGAAAACGGCGAGAACGTCATTATCAAAGAAGCCACCGGCGATGCGGGTGAAGCCATGAAGCGGGAAGGATTTTCACTCCCCGTCGGAGTGACTTCGGTGACCGGTTATGTCGTCCAGGCGGGTACTTCCTACGTCGCACACGACGTTACCCAGGATCCCCATTACCTGCCCAATCCACTGCTGCCGGATACCAGAACACAGTTGGGCATTCCCCTTCGCATTGGAGATTACGTAATCGGCGCAATGGACGTTCAGCACACCACCCCACATACCTTCAGCGAAGACGATATCGCTGTGCTTGAGATTCTCGGCGACCAGCTTGCCGTCGCCGTGCAGAACGCGAAAAACTACGAGGAAGCGCTTCACCGAGCGAAACGCGAGCAGGCCGTCATGGATATTACGATGAAAGTCCGTTCCAGAGCGAACATCGATGACATGCTGCGCACAGCAGCAAAAGAGATGCAGCAAACCCTCGGCGCCCGGCGCGTGAAAATTCAATTGGCCGAAGATATATTGCACCCCGATGCAGATGGAGACGGTGCGAGTGAAAGCCATCGCCCTGCTGACGACTCCCTGGACTCCGGGGAATCATTCACAGAAGAAGGAGCGGCATGA
- a CDS encoding ParA family protein gives MTCVITIANEKGGVAKTTTAVSLGAALAQVGQQVLVVDLDPQANLTLALGIRPKSVHRTITDILLGNQDIDSVSQETGVPGLFVAPSNQDLSMAERYLTVRDGYEFILRGALANASSHDFIIIDCPPALGPVTHSALVAANLLIIPTQCEFFSANALRDMLNMIRSVRQNSNPQLHYRVLMTMVDLRNRMHRSLLEQIHKAFGTAVFKTIIQTDTRLRESPLFSQPITVYAPSSRGAIQYSELAKEVMKYVHEFA, from the coding sequence ATGACCTGCGTAATCACGATAGCCAACGAAAAAGGCGGTGTCGCAAAAACAACGACGGCGGTCTCCCTGGGCGCTGCGCTGGCACAGGTTGGGCAGCAGGTGCTCGTCGTCGACCTCGACCCGCAGGCAAATTTAACGCTGGCTCTGGGCATCAGACCCAAGAGCGTGCACCGTACGATCACCGATATCCTCCTGGGTAACCAGGACATCGATTCGGTATCTCAAGAGACCGGGGTCCCCGGGCTGTTCGTAGCGCCGTCGAATCAAGATTTGAGCATGGCGGAACGCTATCTCACCGTGCGGGACGGCTACGAATTCATCCTGCGGGGAGCGCTCGCAAATGCTTCGTCGCACGATTTCATCATAATTGACTGCCCGCCGGCGCTGGGTCCCGTGACGCATTCTGCACTGGTCGCAGCCAATCTGCTCATCATTCCCACGCAATGTGAGTTCTTCTCGGCCAATGCGCTGCGCGATATGCTCAACATGATCCGCTCGGTACGTCAGAATTCCAATCCGCAGCTGCATTACCGGGTCCTGATGACCATGGTCGATCTGCGCAACCGGATGCACCGCAGTCTGCTGGAACAAATCCACAAGGCTTTCGGCACGGCTGTTTTCAAGACGATCATCCAGACCGATACGAGATTACGCGAAAGTCCCTTGTTCAGCCAACCGATCACTGTTTATGCGCCGAGCAGTCGCGGCGCCATACAATACAGTGAACTTGCGAAGGAAGTTATGAAATATGTCCACGAATTCGCTTGA
- a CDS encoding ATP-binding protein: protein MSTNSLENLRNRLENLLSGLLEVTPRTGTLDAETITASQKLEPEGFVFETDLEGKFVWSSPEVERILGRSPEVLEGTSISEIALSPDKVKDFQDRIESGQPIYNFRVQARNEEGKLLTLLFNALVRADPAGIRLGYRGVAQAIFFEEPLPAQEGERVDTAQMTAMQYLSSGIFWGETAGYIADEVGTRKLSLPEDGITLDETPDDNVLRVPIRDQDRVFGVIELEKSHDTTLWDVAERDIAEGVADDLALALQSARTHQLTQQALDEMREVDKLKSQFLANMSHELRTPLNSIIGFSRVILKGIDGPITDTQEQDLNAIYNAGQHLLGLINDMLDVSRIEAGKMELTFSEVDVKEIIRGVLATAVGLVKDKPIEIHSDVPDDLPLIWADNIRVRQILLNLLSNAVKFTSEGKIGLTVTVEGEEEPEQLLISVSDTGQGIAEEDQEKLFEPFSQVDASPTRKTGGTGLGLSICRYLVELHGGEIWVDSTPGEGSVFSFTLPIKPPESLQTDANSSAE, encoded by the coding sequence ATGTCCACGAATTCGCTTGAAAACCTGCGCAACCGTCTCGAAAACCTGCTCTCCGGGCTGCTCGAGGTCACGCCCCGAACCGGCACCCTCGATGCGGAAACCATCACGGCTTCCCAGAAACTGGAGCCGGAAGGTTTTGTTTTCGAAACCGACCTGGAAGGGAAATTCGTCTGGAGCAGCCCGGAAGTCGAACGCATTCTCGGCCGGTCCCCCGAGGTACTTGAAGGCACTTCGATAAGTGAAATCGCCTTGTCTCCCGATAAAGTAAAGGATTTCCAGGATCGCATTGAATCCGGACAACCAATCTACAATTTCCGGGTCCAAGCGCGCAATGAGGAAGGCAAGCTGTTGACCTTGCTTTTCAACGCTCTGGTTCGAGCCGATCCAGCCGGCATCCGCCTGGGTTATCGCGGCGTAGCGCAAGCCATCTTCTTCGAAGAACCTCTCCCGGCACAGGAAGGCGAACGAGTGGACACCGCCCAAATGACTGCGATGCAGTATCTATCGTCCGGCATATTCTGGGGAGAAACCGCGGGGTACATCGCCGATGAAGTGGGCACGAGAAAACTCTCCCTTCCCGAGGACGGTATTACTTTGGATGAAACCCCCGACGACAATGTCCTGCGTGTCCCCATCCGCGATCAAGATCGCGTGTTCGGCGTAATCGAATTGGAAAAATCCCACGATACGACTCTTTGGGACGTCGCAGAGCGAGACATCGCCGAAGGCGTAGCCGACGATCTCGCGCTTGCCTTGCAAAGCGCACGTACGCACCAACTGACCCAACAAGCGCTGGACGAAATGCGCGAGGTCGACAAACTAAAGAGCCAATTCTTGGCCAACATGAGTCACGAACTGCGCACGCCGCTCAACTCCATCATTGGATTTTCGCGCGTCATCCTGAAGGGAATCGATGGGCCGATCACGGACACCCAGGAACAAGACTTGAATGCCATTTACAACGCCGGCCAGCATCTGCTTGGTTTGATAAACGACATGCTCGATGTTTCCCGGATCGAAGCCGGTAAAATGGAATTGACTTTCTCGGAAGTGGATGTCAAAGAAATCATCCGCGGCGTGTTGGCGACTGCGGTTGGCCTGGTCAAGGACAAACCCATTGAGATCCACTCCGACGTCCCGGACGATCTTCCACTGATCTGGGCAGACAATATCCGCGTGCGCCAAATCTTGCTCAACTTGCTCTCCAACGCGGTCAAGTTCACCTCCGAAGGCAAGATCGGGCTTACCGTAACAGTCGAGGGCGAGGAAGAACCCGAGCAGCTCTTGATATCCGTTTCCGATACGGGACAAGGGATCGCAGAGGAGGATCAGGAGAAGCTCTTTGAGCCGTTCTCGCAAGTAGACGCTTCTCCGACGCGTAAAACCGGCGGTACGGGCCTGGGATTGTCGATTTGCCGCTATCTCGTAGAGCTTCACGGTGGTGAAATCTGGGTCGACAGTACGCCTGGCGAAGGCAGCGTATTTTCTTTCACGCTGCCCATAAAGCCCCCCGAGTCGCTGCAGACGGATGCAAATTCCAGCGCTGAATAG
- a CDS encoding pyridoxal-phosphate dependent enzyme, giving the protein MTHQLKIVCIDCGESTPFDPLEFTCPACGSAWRQAEYDLKFARRSWSENLPSRPFDLWRYQELLPTQNPQSSLMMGEGGSPLLRAQNLGRLLGLPNLYIKDERQGPTASFKDRQAALTVSVLLEAGLKEAVVASTGNVAIAFSAYCARAGVKLWAFITSLVPAPKMHEVAIYGTRLIKVASTYDQTKHLAAQFAQERGLYIDRGVRSIAAVESMKTLAFEIAEQLGNEEGVATSWRAPDWYIQSVSGGIGPVGVLKGFTELLHMQHIEKIPAIACIQTAGCSPMADAWHKGLEQVVPVLSPNTLISTLSTGDPGRTYSLLRGRMLAGSGGAMESVTDEEAFQAMHTLAKMEGLSIEPAAAVAFAGLIKMVRNGKIHPEETIVVNCSGHTMPIEKSLLADGWAQDVVLPDYSTLEQPEEGLLAALEHLDSERIHDILIVDDHADARLLISRILQAQADYNLVEASSGMQALELAEQNPPDLVILDLMMPEMDGFSVLERLKQSSKTIDIPVIVITAKQLSVHEKERLRGKIARLLTKGDFLSEELLAEIERILG; this is encoded by the coding sequence ATGACTCATCAGCTGAAAATCGTCTGCATTGATTGCGGCGAGAGCACTCCCTTCGACCCCCTCGAGTTCACCTGTCCGGCTTGCGGCAGCGCCTGGCGTCAGGCCGAGTACGATCTCAAATTCGCACGTCGGTCCTGGTCCGAAAATTTACCCTCGCGGCCCTTCGATCTTTGGCGTTATCAAGAACTACTTCCCACACAAAATCCGCAATCGTCTCTGATGATGGGCGAAGGGGGATCGCCCTTGCTTCGAGCCCAGAACCTCGGCCGCCTGTTGGGTCTGCCCAACCTTTACATCAAGGACGAGCGCCAGGGACCGACGGCATCTTTTAAAGACCGGCAAGCCGCGCTGACCGTCTCGGTGCTCCTGGAGGCCGGGCTCAAGGAAGCCGTCGTCGCATCCACCGGCAACGTGGCTATCGCTTTTTCCGCATACTGCGCCAGAGCAGGCGTGAAATTGTGGGCGTTCATCACCAGTCTCGTACCCGCACCCAAAATGCACGAAGTGGCCATCTACGGCACGCGCTTGATCAAGGTAGCCAGCACATACGACCAAACCAAACATCTTGCAGCCCAGTTCGCCCAGGAGCGCGGGCTATACATCGATCGCGGCGTCCGCAGTATCGCGGCCGTCGAATCGATGAAAACACTGGCGTTTGAGATCGCGGAGCAATTGGGAAACGAAGAAGGGGTCGCCACATCGTGGCGCGCACCCGATTGGTATATACAGTCCGTCAGCGGCGGAATTGGACCCGTCGGCGTGCTGAAAGGCTTCACGGAATTGCTGCACATGCAGCATATCGAAAAGATTCCTGCGATCGCCTGCATTCAAACAGCCGGATGCTCGCCCATGGCTGACGCTTGGCACAAAGGATTGGAACAAGTTGTCCCCGTATTGTCCCCCAACACGCTGATCTCGACGTTGAGCACCGGCGATCCGGGACGAACATACAGCCTGCTGCGAGGGCGCATGCTGGCCGGATCGGGCGGCGCGATGGAAAGCGTAACGGACGAAGAAGCCTTTCAAGCCATGCACACCCTGGCCAAGATGGAAGGTTTATCCATCGAACCGGCCGCGGCCGTTGCCTTCGCCGGGCTGATCAAGATGGTGCGTAACGGCAAGATCCACCCGGAAGAAACGATCGTCGTCAACTGCTCCGGGCATACGATGCCCATCGAGAAGAGCCTCCTGGCCGACGGATGGGCGCAGGACGTCGTTCTTCCGGATTATTCGACGCTGGAACAACCCGAGGAAGGGTTGCTCGCTGCGCTCGAGCACCTCGATTCGGAACGTATCCACGACATCCTCATCGTCGACGATCATGCCGACGCGCGCTTGTTGATCTCCCGTATCCTTCAGGCTCAGGCTGATTACAACCTCGTAGAGGCATCCTCCGGCATGCAAGCGCTCGAATTGGCCGAACAGAACCCGCCCGATCTCGTCATCCTGGATCTGATGATGCCGGAAATGGATGGTTTTTCGGTCCTCGAACGGTTGAAACAAAGCTCCAAGACCATCGACATCCCGGTTATCGTCATTACTGCGAAACAGTTAAGCGTCCACGAGAAAGAGCGCCTGCGCGGGAAAATCGCACGCCTCCTCACCAAAGGGGATTTTCTCAGTGAAGAGCTGCTGGCTGAAATCGAGCGCATCCTTGGATGA
- a CDS encoding DMT family transporter has translation MNADIQNRRGVAIAISSAGLIGLTPIFGKLAIQAGMFSISVVAARTAAASILLFVVMLLFQRKYLYIFPVGFVGCMIAGSLNGLGSLFFYLGLARVDASLSQMLFSLYPLFVAFLLFLDGLKHSKITLLALLFSIPAVYFLTRASTVGIDLHDALYPLLAGLFYALHIPINQRVLYEAPPPTVTLYTLFAMTMVVVPAELIFSPTVFSVPQPALLPLIGLTLVTFFSRLALFSGVKSIGGMRTSLLGLGQVLVTVSVAYVWLGETLTPHQWLGALLLVTALILVGMDKPIASPLRSRGWLRWLSPRFRRND, from the coding sequence TTGAATGCGGACATCCAGAATCGCCGCGGTGTTGCCATTGCAATCAGTTCCGCGGGTTTGATCGGCTTGACGCCGATTTTCGGCAAGCTGGCCATCCAGGCGGGGATGTTCTCGATTTCCGTCGTCGCCGCCCGCACCGCTGCAGCGTCAATCCTGCTCTTCGTGGTGATGCTTCTCTTTCAACGCAAATATTTATATATTTTCCCGGTCGGTTTCGTCGGTTGTATGATCGCCGGCAGCCTTAACGGCCTGGGATCGTTGTTCTTCTATCTCGGTCTGGCCCGGGTCGACGCAAGCTTATCGCAGATGCTCTTTTCGCTGTATCCTCTTTTCGTTGCCTTTCTGCTTTTCCTGGATGGGTTAAAGCATTCGAAGATCACGCTCCTGGCTTTGCTGTTCAGCATCCCCGCGGTGTATTTCCTGACCCGGGCTTCAACGGTCGGAATCGATCTTCATGACGCGCTTTACCCTCTTCTGGCCGGTCTGTTCTACGCGCTGCACATTCCCATCAACCAGCGCGTCTTGTATGAAGCGCCGCCGCCGACGGTCACGCTGTACACCCTTTTCGCCATGACGATGGTGGTAGTTCCTGCGGAGTTGATTTTCTCGCCGACAGTTTTCAGCGTTCCCCAGCCTGCTCTGCTTCCACTGATCGGCCTGACGCTGGTCACTTTTTTCTCACGCCTGGCATTATTTTCTGGCGTGAAATCGATCGGAGGCATGCGCACCTCGCTGCTCGGCTTGGGCCAGGTGTTGGTTACGGTTAGTGTGGCATATGTATGGCTTGGTGAAACCCTCACCCCACATCAATGGCTCGGCGCTCTGCTGCTGGTGACAGCGTTGATCCTCGTCGGCATGGATAAGCCCATCGCTTCACCGCTCCGCTCTCGAGGTTGGCTGCGCTGGTTGAGCCCCAGATTCCGGCGGAACGACTGA